In Rutidosis leptorrhynchoides isolate AG116_Rl617_1_P2 chromosome 6, CSIRO_AGI_Rlap_v1, whole genome shotgun sequence, the DNA window GCATAATACATGAAATGATGAAATTCCTTGCCAAGAAAGGGGCCCGTATGTTGCATTTGGCCCGTAGAGAGAAGACTGTGACCAAAACTTTTAAGGTTTTTAAGTGTTCAAGTATAATGAGTACAGCTTTGAACCAGTTGTATTGAAAAGCCAGATTTTTTTCAAGTCATATAACAACCACCACTCTTTAAAACAGTTGACAAATGGAAGACTACGTTAGTAAattataatttcaatcctaaccCCTGTAAGCTTAAGACCAACCATTATATCACAAGACTGTAAAAGCAAAGTGTAGTTAACAAAGATTGTAAATCATTAAAGAATTTCTGCTTTCCGGAAAAAAAAATTGTAAATCATTATCATTAGCAACCATGACAAAAAAAAAAAGCTATCAAATCAATCAAAAACTTGAAATTTTTGGACTTTTCATCAGCTATAAAGTTCATATTTTGCACTAACGAAaatacaaatattgatcaacaaatCCCTTAAACGAAAACAGGTGGCTTCAGTATAatatatcaaaattctcatcttgaGAGAGAGACTGTAGTTATTGTGTCAAAGATAAGACTACGACCAAAACTATTGGGAGTATTTTAAGTAATTATGTAAAAGGGTACTGCTTCGAACTGTCATATATGAAATCCCGGTTCTTTTCGAGTAATAAAACAATATCAACTCTTAGAAGATGTAGGAAAATAGGAAAACTCCAACAAATAAAGAAATATTCCTAACCATTGTAAGATTAAGACATGCCATTATATCCATTAAACTTGTAAAAAGAGTAGTTTAGTTAATGTGCAAAATCATTATAGTTATCAACCATATACAAAATAGCCATCATACCAATTCACTTTATACTATAGACCTCACCAGCTACAAAGTTTGTGATTTGCATTTCTAAAAGTGCACATAGGCGTTAACACACTCAAGCAGAAAATAAATGGTAATTAAAGCTACAAGAGTTATTCAAGATGAAAATTTTGACACATCTGAATGTAAGAAATGATTTGGGCATATATCTGACAGTTGAAAGGGTTTACTCCGTAATAAAAGTAAATAATAGGAATATGGGGTTGAGAGGGTTGAGAAATCTTCAAATTGAAATAAAAATTAAACCTTCAAAGTTACATAAGAAAATTTGAACCACATTGAAAAATTCCAAACCATCGTACCTCACACACTGTTAGGAAAAAGTGAAAATCCAACCAAAGCCCCTACATCTATCTGCATTTTCACGCGTGAGTTTGGAAATCAAAGACTGTGTCATATGGTTTTACAAACCCCCTTTTAATTGAAAGTAAAAAAACCAAACTTTGGTGTGGGTTCATGCCATGTAACAGAGAAAATACCTGAAAACGGCCACCAGTGCAGCAGTGTATATGCAATACAAATACCACTGGCCAGTTGAACGTCAAGCTCATTCTAGAATACAAGCATTAAAAAACACTAGCTGATACAAATAATAACATACACACCCAATAATAAGATGTGACCTCAACATAAAACTCATAAGAGAGAACTAGACAAGTCATAAAAAGTACAAGCATAAGTGAATAATACTTAAAATATAATACTTTTTGGCATAGCAAAGTCCACCAATTCAAGCATTTTTTGGAACATAATAAAGTCGCAATTTTTGGAACATAATAAAGTCAAAATACTACATTGTTTTGAAAGCCAATAACTGAAAATAGAGAAATACGGTTTACAAATCTGCTCTTTGGGCAAATGGTTACTTTTTGCTACATATAATAAAGACTTCATTTGCATAACTTTCCGAGACTTGAGAAGATTCAGCGGGAGTCGAAAACTAAAACATGATGAGATCTGCACGataaatatttgtattataaaATCTTGATTTCAAAAACAGGATTCCCAGCTGAAAAGAGTTTACCAACTGAAACTGAAAAAACATACAGTTCGTGAGTTTGAAGAGCAAGTTTGAAACATATACTACAAAATTTGATCTACAAATTTGACAAacaatctttatcaataaaatcagTTAATGAAAAAATGTAAATAGCTAAACCAAAATATAGAAAAGCACATAAAGCTTTTATACAAATGTAGTCTGCCATCCAACTACACATTAGATATTGTGATACATATAAACACATACGGACACATATATACACATgcacatatacatacacacatgaTTATACCTAAGAAATTGATTTAACGAGCATATAAACACAACACACAAGCAACTGAAGGCAAATGCACTACACATTCACAAAAAGGTTAGTTTTTACTCACCTAGTGACCACGGCCCATGTAAGGTGCACCACCCGGCGGCCTATTACCTCCTTGTTGATTTGGGTAGCCACCTTGACCACCATAGCCTCCCCCTCCTTGATTACCATACCCACCTGGTCCCATCCCACCTTGACCACCAAGTCCTAACAGATTCCCAAGTTGACCTCCCTGGGTCGCAAGCAAAGCAGTCAACGCCTGTCCCAAAGCAGGCGTCAATGCAGGTGGCACCCCACCAGGATTATACCCAGATGGTCCAGCAGGTGCCATCATATGACCACCATGCCCGTGTCCGGGCCCACCACCTGAATTTGAAAACTTACCCTTCTTCGCCGGATGATGATgcccagcagcaccagcaccaaacTGCCCATGATGCCCACcagcaccaccaccaccaccctgtCCGAAAAACCCCTTACCAGTCTGTTTCGGCCCATCAACAGCTTTCTGACAATGCAAAGTATGTCCTTCAAACATCTTATGAGGTTCCTCCAAAGCCTTTTTCGCACTTTCAACACTCTTATACACAAACAAAGCAAACCCCCTAGGTTTCCCAGTCTGTTTATCCAACCCTAACGGTCCATCATCAATCTCCCCAAACTGTGAGAAAAACTCCAACAACTTATTCGGATCAATATCCGCAGCCACATTACTAACAAATATCTTCCTTTGAGTATACTCGGATACCGGAGCCACAGTCGGTGGCGGTGCGGGTACAGGACCCGCAGACGCTAACTGACATGACGTCATACGGTTACCAATTTTCTTTTGAGGCTCTTTTAACGCCTTCTGACAACCAGCTCTATGTTTAAACAATATAAAAGCATAACCTTTCGATTTACCTGAAACTTTATCAACCACAGCTTTACAATCTTCAATCTCACCATACTTGCCAAATTCACTAATTAAAACATCAGCGTTTGTATCCCACCCTAATCCGTGAACAAATATCTTCCTGTGAGCCGGATCAGCATCAGCAATCTTTGAAACGCTTTCGATTAACTCAGGGTGCTTGGAAACAGCTTCTTTTAGTAATAAAATTAATTGCTCTTTAGAAAAAGGTTCTAGAAGCTTCTCAACCGGTTCATCGTCCAATTCCGAATCCCCTGGTTCTCCGGCACCGTTAGATTCAGCTTTTGTTTCGATTTCTGTTTCTTCAtcgggttcttcttcttcttcttcgatttcctCTTCtggctcttcttcttcttcttcatcgaaTTCAACTGTTTGGTTGACGTCATCATTAATGGcagtatgttcttgttgttcttccttgatttgaggTTCTTCCATTGGaactgcttcttgttgttgttgttcttcaaCGGCTGGTTGTGAAGTTCGAGACTTTCGCTTTTTCGCCATTGAAATTAGGATTTTTTAAGCGTAATTTAGAGGTACAGATAGAGAGACCAAAAATAGATGAGTGGAGGCTAGGGTTTCAAAGGGGTAGGATATATGGATTGTTAAATTAGGGTTATAAATAAATTGGGGGCAATTTATGGTACAGTCACGTGTTTCTCCACACCGCCTGTATAACGATAATAGAAAATAGAGAATATTGCACGTTGCTAGGCAAATATTTTGCAATAATATAAGATTTTTTCCCGAAAAAAACGATTGAACTTGGACTTTTCACCAAAGTCCTTCTAAAAACATGATACAATAGCGACTTGATTAACATCTCGCACAAAGAAAGCATAACGAAACTAAACTACAAAACAAGAGAACTATAACTATTTTGGAACGAACTCTAATCGAGAAAAAACAACACAACTACAACAAAAACCAACCTAAGACATAACAAGACATGATAAAAAGTAAAACAAAACACCAAAGAATAAAACGGAAAACAGGGAGCAAATAAATCAAAACCTACAACTACCCAATACAAACATCAACCTTTTAAAGATATTAGTTTTTAGCTTTTATGAAAAAATTCAATCTAGTAAAAGTTTCATTTAATTAAAAGAGTTTAAAGTTTTTAGACGGATGTAAAATGCTAAAAACTAATAGAACTGGCTTTTAAGAACAAATTCctatctttttctttttaattattaTCTAACAGTTTCAGCTACTATGTCAAACACCTCATACATATAAAAAAAACTTACAGTTGTCGGCTATAAACTATCAGCTACAACTATAAGCTACTAGTTATCAGATATAAGCTATCAGCTACCAACTGTCAGTTATAAGCTACCGGCTAAATTTGTTAAACATACCATAAATATCTTTTAGGTTGTTTACAAATTGTAATACGGCGTATATATCGACGATATATAAAAGGTTAAATGTTCTTCATTGAACTATTCAATCCTTGGTGAacctaaataaataaaataatattcaGTTCAATCACTAACGGAGCGCGGTGTGAGTCGACGATGTCACAACTTGTTTTTTGTTCAACATGCGACTCTGTATTATCTTTGAATGCATATATTACAAATGTAGGCTTGATCGTTGATTTGGAATGTATTTGTCAGTAGATTGTgataataatttattagttatcACAGTTTATAAGcagaataatatattattaatgtacAAATAAACTTATACGACAAACATCACAAGTAACATTATTTTGTTGAATAAAGTTCAATTCAACTACTTACAACatcattaaatttattttatatttgttcatTTTTTTATTCCTATAATGGACATAATTATACATTGTGTGACTATCATTTCTCAATTGGATCACGACGTGGTCAATAAACCTTTGAAGGTTCGGTGATTGGCAAACTTCCATTAAAGAGTTGCGCATAAAGAACAAAAGATCGTAAAGTTGTACTCATCAAGGATTTGATATTTTTCTTCATTATAAGACTCGTTTAATATAagtaagttatattatatttgtgttgaCCCATCAAACATATAATTAACTTGAATTTGTATGTATTCATCGTTTCACATATTCAACGTGTTAGTCATATATAGTTAATGTCTTATTCTTCAAGGATAATCATGTTATCATGTTGTATATTTGGTCATGATATCTTTGGGGGTTTTCGTAACTTTCTTCCATGCAAGTACTTTCAGACTTACACTCTCTCGACCTTCTTGAGCAATCGCATGAACACATGCCTCAGTGACCTTTTTCACCACACTCATGTTTATTCCAACCAGCGAGGCCGtgagagttatcttttctgttattTTTCATGATGAAATGTCATAACAATATGAGACATGTGACATTTTAATGGAATTTTTTCAACCATTTTGTCAGGGACCATCCATGTAACGAGTGAAAACTATGGATACCAAACACATCAAAAAATTGTTTAGATCCAAATGGTCACGTGATAACATGATTTATCACGTACATGTAAGTATAATTACATATCCTTTTCATATAATCATAATAGATAAAACTTTTTCATATATTAGCGACGATTCATACTTTTACTCTAATGACCAGTGATATAAGATCATCCACAACCATGACACCGATCTTTAGATTAACACACTGCAACACTCTCAAATGGGCCTAGTAGAAATTGACTTTTTTACCCTTTTGCGTGAATTGTTAGTGATTAAATAATTATGTGTTTATAACTATTGGTGCATGGGATAAAGtgtgttttgtgacaagggtcacggaACATGTTTCGTTATGTGAATTGGACCTCGTTAGGACTGCCTACTGAGGTACATTgtgtttcagataactggtaaatacccgtgtgaaatGGAAAGTGGGATTTTCTCACAATGAAGATACCCAAATAGATATATACACCTTACGTtccttcatttactcattttagaaacTTAAACCATAAAACACCTACTCCTCTCTAAATCCATAAAAATCAAAGtgtggagtttttttttttttttttttttggtacataAAATGTAGAGTTTATGAAAATCTTAAGCCTTTAACCACTTATGCTTTACTCATGTGGTCTCTAGGAAAGCTAGTGAAGCTGTAGCTCTCGAGCTCAATTCTTGACAATGTCTTCTGGTGTATAATTAGGGATTTATAGCAGAATGTGATTTACCTGGCATCGGGACGACACATGGGTTGCCATGTTCGAGGTTTACATACTATAAGGGAGTCA includes these proteins:
- the LOC139856114 gene encoding UBP1-associated protein 2B-like, producing the protein MAKKRKSRTSQPAVEEQQQQEAVPMEEPQIKEEQQEHTAINDDVNQTVEFDEEEEEEPEEEIEEEEEEPDEETEIETKAESNGAGEPGDSELDDEPVEKLLEPFSKEQLILLLKEAVSKHPELIESVSKIADADPAHRKIFVHGLGWDTNADVLISEFGKYGEIEDCKAVVDKVSGKSKGYAFILFKHRAGCQKALKEPQKKIGNRMTSCQLASAGPVPAPPPTVAPVSEYTQRKIFVSNVAADIDPNKLLEFFSQFGEIDDGPLGLDKQTGKPRGFALFVYKSVESAKKALEEPHKMFEGHTLHCQKAVDGPKQTGKGFFGQGGGGGAGGHHGQFGAGAAGHHHPAKKGKFSNSGGGPGHGHGGHMMAPAGPSGYNPGGVPPALTPALGQALTALLATQGGQLGNLLGLGGQGGMGPGGYGNQGGGGYGGQGGYPNQQGGNRPPGGAPYMGRGH